From the genome of Bosea sp. Tri-49, one region includes:
- a CDS encoding hydantoinase B/oxoprolinase family protein: MTSGRWDFWIDRGGTFTDVIGRDPAGKLHARKLLSENPGAYRDAAVQGIRDHLRLKAGEPIPAGTVGEVRMGTTVATNALLERKGDRTLLVTTKGFRDALRIGYQARPDIFAKEIIKPEQLYDAVVEVEERVLADGSVEKAADEAAIRAALQAQFDAGFRAVAIAFMHGYRYPAHEELAARIAREIGFPQVSVSYEVSPLIKLVGRGDTAVVDAYLSPILARYVAQVSEELDIARTGARLMFMMSSGGLTAAELFQGKDAILSGPAGGVVGLAETGRSAGFDKVIGFDMGGTSTDVAHFDGEYERAFETEVAGVRMRAPMMLIHTVAAGGGSILHFDGSRFRVGPDSAGANPGPAAYRRGGPLAVTDANVMVGKLIPSYFPAIFGPGQDQPLDVAAVREKFASLAAEVGDGRSPEEVADGFVQIAVANMAEAIKKISVQRGYDITRYALNSFGGAGGQHACLVADALGIKTVLLHPFSGLLSAYGMGLAEIRATRTAALDVPLDAEAKAAIGVVAYRLGAEAKGEVAGQGVAEVDIAIHVRAHIRYAGTDTAIATPFGSRAEMQEAFQAAHKARFGFMDETKALVVEAVEVEAVGGGARFEEAAAAENTGEPGIAERTRFFSKGQWHEAAIVRREAMARGEGIAGPAIVIEPNQTVVVEDGWSAKLTAKDHLVLTRSKALVQNAAIGTKADPVMLEIFNNLFMSIAEQMGVTLQNTAYSVNIKERLDFSCAVFASDASLVANAPHMPVHLGSMDKSVETVIKNNPVIKPGDVYCLNAPYNGGTHLPDITVCTPVFDNEDKQILFWVASRGHHADVGGTAPGSMSPLATNIEEEGVYIDNFKIVDQGRFCEEDLVKLLTGARYPVRNVVQNVNDLKAQIAANEKGVAELKKMIRSFGLDVVQAYMGHVQDNAAESVARLLAKLHDAEFTYPMDQGCAIKVKITIDRDKREATVDFTGTSPQRPDNFNAPAPVTRAAVLYVFRVMVDDAIPMNAGCLRPIKVIVPEGSMLAPRYPAAVVAGNVEVSQAVTNTLFGALEAMSSSQGTMNNLTFGNDQYQYYETICSGSPAGPGFNGTSGVHVHMTNSRLTDPEILETRFPVVLEDFHIRAGSGGKGEWNAGDGTSRTIRFLKTMDCAILASHRKVRPFGMKGGEPGELGRTLVRRLSGEVEELKPSDQTLLQAGEAVTVITPTAGGYGKSKG, from the coding sequence ATGACGAGCGGCCGTTGGGACTTCTGGATCGACCGTGGCGGCACCTTCACCGATGTGATCGGCCGCGATCCTGCAGGCAAGTTGCATGCCCGCAAGCTGCTCTCCGAGAATCCCGGCGCCTATCGCGACGCCGCCGTCCAGGGCATCCGCGACCATCTGCGGCTGAAGGCCGGCGAGCCGATCCCGGCCGGCACGGTCGGCGAAGTCCGCATGGGCACGACGGTCGCGACCAACGCGCTGCTCGAACGCAAGGGCGACCGCACCCTGCTCGTCACCACCAAGGGCTTCCGCGACGCGCTGCGCATCGGCTACCAGGCCCGGCCCGATATCTTCGCCAAGGAGATCATCAAGCCCGAGCAGCTCTATGACGCCGTCGTCGAGGTCGAGGAGCGCGTCCTCGCCGATGGCTCGGTCGAGAAGGCTGCCGATGAGGCCGCGATCCGCGCGGCATTGCAGGCGCAGTTCGATGCCGGTTTCCGCGCAGTCGCGATCGCCTTCATGCACGGCTATCGCTATCCGGCGCATGAAGAGCTCGCCGCCAGGATCGCTCGCGAGATCGGCTTCCCGCAGGTCTCCGTCAGCTATGAGGTCTCGCCCCTGATCAAGCTGGTCGGGCGCGGCGATACCGCCGTGGTCGATGCCTACCTCTCGCCGATCCTCGCCCGCTATGTCGCGCAGGTCTCCGAAGAGCTCGACATCGCCCGCACCGGCGCGCGGCTGATGTTCATGATGTCCTCGGGCGGGCTCACCGCCGCTGAATTGTTCCAGGGCAAGGACGCGATCCTCTCCGGCCCGGCCGGCGGCGTCGTCGGCCTCGCCGAGACCGGCCGCTCGGCCGGTTTCGACAAGGTCATCGGCTTCGACATGGGGGGCACCTCGACCGACGTCGCCCATTTCGACGGCGAGTATGAGCGCGCTTTCGAGACCGAGGTCGCCGGCGTACGGATGCGCGCGCCAATGATGCTGATCCATACGGTCGCGGCAGGCGGCGGCTCGATTCTCCATTTCGATGGCTCGCGTTTCCGCGTCGGCCCCGATTCCGCCGGCGCCAATCCGGGCCCGGCCGCCTATCGCCGTGGCGGCCCGCTGGCCGTGACCGACGCCAACGTCATGGTCGGCAAGCTGATCCCATCCTATTTCCCGGCGATCTTCGGCCCGGGCCAGGACCAGCCGCTCGATGTCGCGGCCGTGCGCGAGAAGTTCGCATCACTCGCAGCCGAAGTTGGTGATGGTCGCTCGCCAGAGGAGGTCGCCGACGGCTTCGTCCAGATCGCCGTCGCCAACATGGCCGAGGCGATCAAGAAGATCTCGGTCCAGCGTGGCTATGACATCACCCGCTACGCACTGAACTCCTTCGGCGGCGCAGGCGGCCAGCACGCCTGCCTCGTCGCCGATGCGCTCGGCATCAAGACCGTGCTGCTGCACCCGTTCTCCGGGCTGCTCTCGGCTTATGGCATGGGGCTCGCCGAGATCCGTGCCACCCGTACGGCAGCGCTCGATGTGCCGCTCGACGCCGAGGCCAAGGCTGCGATCGGCGTGGTCGCCTACAGGCTGGGCGCCGAGGCGAAGGGCGAGGTTGCAGGGCAGGGCGTCGCCGAGGTCGACATTGCCATCCATGTCCGCGCCCATATCCGCTATGCCGGCACCGACACCGCGATCGCGACGCCCTTCGGCAGCCGCGCCGAGATGCAGGAGGCCTTCCAGGCAGCCCACAAGGCCCGCTTCGGCTTCATGGACGAGACCAAGGCGCTGGTGGTCGAAGCCGTCGAGGTCGAGGCCGTCGGTGGCGGGGCCCGCTTCGAGGAGGCGGCAGCGGCCGAGAACACCGGCGAGCCCGGAATCGCCGAACGCACCCGCTTCTTCTCGAAGGGACAGTGGCACGAGGCGGCGATCGTCCGGCGCGAGGCGATGGCGCGGGGAGAGGGCATCGCCGGCCCGGCGATCGTGATCGAGCCGAACCAGACCGTGGTCGTCGAGGATGGCTGGAGCGCCAAGCTCACCGCCAAGGACCATCTCGTCCTGACCCGCAGCAAGGCGCTGGTCCAGAATGCCGCGATCGGCACCAAGGCCGACCCGGTCATGCTCGAGATCTTCAACAACCTGTTCATGTCGATCGCCGAGCAGATGGGCGTGACGCTGCAGAACACCGCCTATTCGGTGAACATCAAGGAGCGGCTCGACTTCTCCTGTGCCGTCTTCGCCTCGGACGCCTCGCTGGTCGCGAACGCGCCGCATATGCCGGTCCATCTCGGCTCGATGGACAAGTCGGTCGAGACCGTCATCAAGAACAACCCGGTGATCAAGCCCGGCGACGTCTACTGCCTGAACGCGCCCTATAATGGCGGCACGCACCTGCCCGACATCACCGTCTGCACGCCGGTCTTCGACAATGAGGACAAGCAGATCCTGTTCTGGGTCGCGAGCCGCGGGCACCATGCCGATGTCGGCGGTACCGCCCCGGGCTCGATGTCGCCGCTCGCGACGAATATCGAGGAAGAGGGCGTCTACATCGACAATTTCAAGATCGTCGATCAGGGCCGCTTTTGCGAGGAGGATCTGGTCAAGCTCCTGACCGGCGCGCGCTATCCGGTCCGCAACGTCGTCCAAAACGTCAACGACCTGAAGGCGCAGATCGCGGCCAACGAAAAGGGTGTGGCTGAGCTTAAAAAGATGATCCGCTCCTTCGGCCTTGATGTCGTCCAGGCCTATATGGGCCATGTCCAGGACAATGCCGCCGAAAGCGTGGCGCGCCTGCTGGCGAAGCTGCACGACGCCGAGTTCACCTATCCGATGGACCAGGGCTGCGCGATCAAGGTTAAGATCACCATCGACCGCGACAAGCGCGAGGCCACAGTCGACTTCACCGGCACCTCGCCGCAGCGGCCGGACAATTTCAACGCGCCGGCGCCCGTCACCCGCGCCGCCGTGCTCTATGTCTTCCGCGTCATGGTCGACGATGCGATCCCGATGAACGCCGGTTGCCTGCGCCCGATCAAGGTGATCGTGCCTGAGGGGTCGATGCTGGCGCCGCGCTATCCGGCTGCCGTCGTCGCCGGCAATGTCGAGGTCAGCCAAGCCGTGACCAACACGCTGTTCGGCGCGCTGGAGGCGATGTCGTCCTCGCAGGGCACGATGAACAACCTGACCTTCGGCAACGACCAGTACCAGTATTACGAGACGATCTGCTCGGGCTCGCCGGCCGGGCCGGGCTTCAACGGCACCTCGGGCGTCCACGTCCACATGACCAATTCGCGCCTGACCGACCCGGAGATCCTGGAGACGCGCTTCCCGGTCGTGCTGGAGGATTTCCACATCCGCGCCGGCTCGGGCGGCAAGGGCGAGTGGAATGCCGGCGACGGCACCAGCCGCACCATCCGCTTCCTCAAGACGATGGACTGCGCGATCCTCGCCTCACACCGCAAGGTAAGGCCCTTCGGCATGAAGGGCGGCGAACCGGGCGAGCTCGGCAGGACGTTGGTCCGGCGGCTTTCCGGGGAGGTCGAGGAGCTGAAGCCATCAGACCAGACCCTTCTCCAGGCCGGCGAGGCGGTCACCGTGATCACGCCGACGGCGGGGGGCTATGGAAAGTCGAAGGGCTGA
- a CDS encoding TRAP transporter small permease, which yields MIRRFLDALYLFAGYAAGLFLIAILVLMMGLSIGREVGFNIPAGDDFASWCMAAMAFLGLAHTFKSGEMIRVGLLIDHFQGRKRWLFECFSLILGLGFAGFFAWHAVVMTWQSYEFNDVAGGVVAMPMWIPQLGYSGGLVILFIAMFDEFVHVVLRGQPPRYEKPPPQTDEEIVERAMASGV from the coding sequence ATGATCCGCCGCTTCCTCGACGCGCTCTACCTCTTCGCCGGCTACGCCGCCGGCCTCTTCCTGATCGCGATCCTCGTCCTGATGATGGGGCTGTCGATCGGCCGCGAGGTCGGCTTCAACATCCCGGCAGGCGACGATTTCGCGTCCTGGTGCATGGCGGCGATGGCCTTCCTCGGCCTCGCCCACACCTTCAAATCCGGCGAGATGATCCGGGTCGGCCTGCTGATCGATCACTTCCAGGGCCGCAAGCGCTGGCTCTTCGAGTGCTTTTCGCTGATCCTCGGCCTCGGCTTCGCCGGCTTCTTCGCCTGGCACGCCGTGGTGATGACCTGGCAGTCCTACGAGTTCAACGACGTCGCCGGCGGTGTCGTCGCCATGCCGATGTGGATCCCGCAGCTCGGCTATTCCGGCGGCCTCGTCATCCTGTTCATCGCCATGTTCGACGAGTTCGTCCATGTCGTGCTGCGTGGCCAGCCGCCGCGCTACGAGAAGCCGCCGCCGCAAACCGACGAGGAAATCGTCGAGCGTGCCATGGCGAGCGGGGTCTGA
- a CDS encoding TRAP transporter large permease, whose translation MAMIEISALLLVLLVVLLAGGVWIAISLMACGWVAMQFVAGGIPAGSVLATTIWGNSASWTLAALPLFIWMGEILYRTRLSEEMFRGLAPWLNWLPGRLMHVNVLACGIFGSVSGSSAATCATVAKIALPELKRRGYDEKLALGSLAGAGTLGILIPPSITMVVYAVAANVSIIQIFLAGFLPGLLVMALYSGYIVVWHLMNPDKAPPAEPKMALREKLRESANLIPCMLLIALVFLSLMLGWATATECAAWGVLGSFGIAWWSGSLTKEAFWLSVMGTTRITCMIMLILAGASFMSTSMAYTGIPAALAAWVDSLHLSPYALIAALTVMYIILGAALDGISMIVLTTAIVLPMIKAAGFDLVWFGIFLVLIVEMAEVSPPVGFNLFVLQTMSGKDSNTVALAALPFFFLLVAAVAIITIFPQIVMVLPQLAFPQ comes from the coding sequence ATGGCTATGATTGAAATCTCCGCGCTGCTGCTCGTCTTGCTCGTCGTCCTGCTCGCCGGCGGCGTCTGGATCGCAATCTCTCTGATGGCCTGTGGCTGGGTCGCGATGCAGTTCGTCGCCGGTGGCATCCCGGCAGGCTCGGTGCTCGCGACGACAATCTGGGGCAACAGCGCCTCGTGGACACTCGCTGCGCTGCCGCTCTTCATCTGGATGGGCGAGATACTCTATCGAACACGGCTGTCGGAGGAGATGTTCCGCGGCCTCGCGCCCTGGCTGAACTGGCTGCCGGGCCGGCTGATGCACGTCAACGTGCTGGCCTGCGGCATCTTCGGCTCGGTCTCCGGCTCCTCGGCGGCAACCTGCGCCACCGTCGCCAAGATCGCGCTGCCGGAGCTGAAGCGTCGCGGCTATGACGAGAAGCTCGCACTCGGCTCGCTCGCCGGCGCCGGCACGCTCGGCATCCTGATCCCACCCTCGATCACCATGGTGGTCTATGCGGTGGCGGCCAATGTCTCGATCATCCAGATCTTCCTCGCCGGCTTCCTGCCCGGCCTGCTCGTGATGGCGCTCTATTCCGGCTACATCGTGGTCTGGCACCTCATGAACCCCGACAAGGCGCCGCCGGCCGAACCGAAGATGGCGCTGCGCGAGAAGCTCAGGGAATCGGCCAATCTCATCCCCTGCATGCTGCTGATCGCGCTGGTCTTCCTGTCGCTAATGCTCGGCTGGGCGACGGCGACGGAATGCGCCGCCTGGGGTGTGCTCGGCTCCTTCGGCATCGCCTGGTGGTCGGGCTCGCTGACCAAGGAAGCCTTCTGGCTGAGCGTGATGGGCACGACGCGAATCACCTGCATGATCATGCTGATCCTCGCCGGCGCCTCCTTCATGTCGACCTCGATGGCCTATACCGGCATCCCGGCGGCGCTCGCCGCCTGGGTCGACTCGCTGCACCTCTCGCCCTACGCGTTGATCGCCGCGCTCACCGTGATGTACATCATCCTCGGCGCCGCGCTCGACGGCATCTCGATGATCGTGCTGACCACCGCGATCGTGCTGCCGATGATCAAGGCCGCCGGCTTCGACCTGGTCTGGTTCGGCATCTTCCTGGTGCTGATCGTCGAGATGGCGGAGGTCTCGCCGCCGGTCGGCTTCAACCTGTTCGTGCTGCAGACCATGTCGGGCAAGGATTCGAACACAGTCGCGCTCGCGGCGCTGCCCTTCTTTTTCCTGCTCGTCGCTGCGGTCGCGATCATCACGATCTTCCCGCAGATCGTGATGGTCTTGCCCCAGCTCGCCTTTCCGCAATGA
- a CDS encoding TRAP transporter substrate-binding protein: MKRSDFIKGMLVAGVAAASLSLAAPAAFAQAKWNLPAAYPSDNPHSENLAIFAKDVETATSGKLSITVHANASLFKAPEIKRAVQTGQAQMGEVLMSLHENEDPIFGIDVVPFLATSFVESKKLYAASKAAVEKKLDSQGIKLLFMVPWAPQGVYAKKEINTIEDMKGLKWRAYNVGTTRLGEILGMQSVTIQAAELPQALATGVVNSFMSSGGTGYDSKAWETLTHFYDVQAWIPKNATFVNKAAFAALDKPTQDAILKASAEAEARGWKTWEEKTNWYLDQLKAKGMKVNAPSPALKDGFKKAGETLTADWLKKAGADGQAIVDAYKKM; encoded by the coding sequence ATGAAGCGCAGCGATTTCATCAAGGGAATGCTCGTCGCCGGCGTCGCCGCCGCGAGCCTCTCACTCGCCGCCCCGGCGGCATTCGCCCAGGCAAAGTGGAACCTGCCGGCGGCCTACCCGTCGGACAACCCGCACAGCGAGAACCTCGCCATCTTTGCCAAGGATGTCGAGACGGCGACATCAGGCAAGCTCTCGATCACCGTCCACGCCAACGCCTCCCTGTTCAAGGCGCCGGAGATCAAGCGCGCCGTCCAGACCGGCCAGGCCCAGATGGGCGAGGTGCTGATGTCGCTGCACGAGAACGAGGACCCGATCTTCGGCATCGACGTCGTGCCGTTCCTGGCGACCTCCTTCGTCGAATCGAAGAAGCTCTATGCGGCCTCGAAGGCGGCGGTCGAGAAGAAGCTCGACAGTCAGGGCATCAAGCTCCTGTTCATGGTTCCCTGGGCGCCGCAGGGCGTCTACGCCAAAAAGGAGATCAACACGATCGAGGACATGAAGGGCCTGAAATGGCGGGCCTATAATGTCGGCACGACCCGCCTCGGCGAAATCCTCGGCATGCAGTCGGTGACGATCCAGGCGGCGGAACTGCCGCAGGCGCTGGCGACCGGCGTGGTCAACTCCTTCATGTCGTCGGGCGGCACCGGCTATGACTCGAAGGCCTGGGAGACGCTGACGCATTTCTACGACGTCCAGGCCTGGATCCCGAAGAACGCGACCTTCGTCAACAAGGCGGCCTTCGCCGCGCTCGACAAGCCGACGCAGGACGCGATCCTCAAGGCCTCGGCCGAGGCCGAAGCCCGCGGCTGGAAGACCTGGGAAGAGAAGACCAACTGGTATCTCGACCAGCTCAAGGCCAAGGGCATGAAGGTCAACGCCCCCTCGCCCGCCCTCAAGGACGGTTTCAAGAAGGCCGGCGAGACCCTGACCGCCGACTGGCTGAAGAAGGCCGGCGCCGACGGCCAGGCCATCGTCGACGCCTACAAGAAGATGTGA
- a CDS encoding winged helix DNA-binding protein encodes MPTPPFTDDLGPIVSSGHLASGAMPALSEFEFALTMTVNAFHRWMLRAMTAGGVPELTPMDVLVLHNVNHRGKPKRLADICLVLNIEDTHLVNYSLKKLERLKLLKSGRKGKEKTVAVTPAGEEACKRYAQIREQLLVKSVLATGIDPARLSEIAAAMRSLSGQYDQAARAAASL; translated from the coding sequence ATGCCTACTCCTCCCTTCACCGACGACCTCGGCCCGATCGTCTCCTCCGGTCATCTCGCCTCCGGCGCGATGCCGGCGCTGTCGGAGTTCGAGTTCGCGCTGACGATGACCGTCAACGCCTTCCATCGCTGGATGCTGCGCGCCATGACGGCGGGCGGCGTGCCGGAGCTGACGCCGATGGACGTGCTCGTCCTGCACAACGTCAACCATCGCGGCAAGCCCAAGCGCCTCGCCGACATCTGCCTCGTCCTCAATATCGAGGACACGCATCTGGTGAACTATTCGCTGAAGAAGCTCGAGCGCCTGAAGCTCCTGAAGAGCGGGCGCAAGGGCAAGGAGAAGACCGTCGCGGTAACGCCGGCGGGCGAGGAAGCCTGCAAGCGCTACGCCCAGATCCGCGAGCAACTGCTGGTCAAATCGGTGCTGGCGACCGGCATCGACCCGGCCCGCCTGTCCGAGATCGCCGCGGCGATGCGCTCGCTCTCCGGCCAGTACGACCAGGCGGCACGGGCAGCGGCGAGCCTGTGA
- a CDS encoding DUF2019 domain-containing protein: MKRVDLHSMSVGELLLRYIELATQRERAEVRSLIAEQNRAIREIWRIEDELKLRPGDQRIALTSLFDHPNRQVRCEAALATAYVAPVASRRMLETIIRLGWEPQSSQARERLMNLDSGFFVPS, from the coding sequence ATGAAAAGGGTCGATCTTCACTCTATGTCTGTCGGAGAGTTGCTCCTTCGATACATTGAGCTGGCCACGCAGCGCGAACGGGCTGAGGTGCGTTCCCTGATCGCAGAGCAGAATCGGGCGATCCGAGAAATCTGGCGCATTGAGGATGAACTCAAACTCCGCCCCGGCGATCAAAGGATCGCGCTGACGAGCCTATTCGACCACCCCAATCGGCAGGTCCGTTGCGAGGCCGCGCTCGCGACAGCCTACGTCGCCCCGGTGGCGTCTCGCCGGATGCTTGAAACCATCATCAGGCTCGGCTGGGAGCCTCAATCCTCACAAGCTAGAGAGCGGCTGATGAACCTCGATAGCGGCTTCTTCGTGCCATCCTAG
- a CDS encoding acyl-CoA dehydrogenase family protein, whose amino-acid sequence MNATAIKADSEANAVALIAAALPGFETLLEEAVAAVRQKVLVDGRISSAKLEQEQHAAHGLSWLATYVMALRELKAYGERLQAEDRYGAIEDYAIRIGAGEYAAQIFGGIPMSQGEIVRLPALGLTAKAVAAACSDAAEALIAEGNTPENRARFVALFSQSQGLASVGDPGLDETLEAIRSEMRRFCEQQVTPHAHEWHLQNEYIPMPVVEQMAELGVFGLTIPEEFGGMGLSKVSMCVVSEELSRGYIGVGSLGTRSEIAAELILNGGTDEQKAYWLPKIASGEILPTAVFTEPNTGSDLASLRTKAVKDGDVWKVHGNKTWITHPVRADIMTLLVRTDPDAPGYRGLSMLIAEKPRGTDAEPFPVAGLTGGEIEVLGYRGMKEYELAFDGFEVKGDNLLGGVEGQGFKQLMQTFEAARIQTAARALGVAQCAFDLGLRYAQERIQFGKPLIAFPRVADKLAMMAAELVIARQLTYFAAREKDADRRCDLEAGMAKLLGARVAWAAADNALQIHGGNGFALEYPVSRVLCDARILNIFEGAAEIQAQVIARRLVEG is encoded by the coding sequence ATGAACGCCACCGCCATCAAGGCCGATTCCGAGGCCAATGCCGTCGCGCTGATCGCCGCCGCGCTGCCGGGCTTCGAGACCTTGCTGGAGGAGGCGGTCGCCGCCGTCAGGCAAAAAGTGCTGGTCGACGGCCGGATCTCCTCGGCGAAGCTAGAGCAGGAGCAGCATGCCGCCCATGGCCTGTCCTGGCTCGCCACCTATGTGATGGCGCTGCGCGAGCTCAAGGCCTATGGCGAGCGCCTGCAGGCCGAGGATCGCTACGGCGCGATCGAGGACTACGCCATCCGGATCGGCGCCGGCGAATATGCCGCCCAGATCTTCGGCGGCATCCCGATGAGCCAGGGCGAGATCGTCCGGCTACCGGCGCTCGGCCTGACGGCCAAGGCTGTCGCCGCCGCTTGCTCGGACGCAGCCGAGGCGCTGATCGCCGAGGGCAACACACCGGAGAACCGCGCCCGCTTCGTCGCCTTGTTCAGCCAGAGCCAGGGCCTCGCCAGCGTCGGCGATCCCGGCCTCGACGAGACGCTGGAAGCGATCCGCTCGGAGATGCGCCGCTTCTGCGAGCAGCAGGTGACGCCGCATGCGCATGAATGGCACTTGCAGAACGAATACATCCCGATGCCGGTGGTCGAGCAGATGGCCGAGCTCGGCGTCTTCGGCCTGACCATCCCCGAGGAATTCGGCGGCATGGGCCTGTCGAAGGTCTCGATGTGCGTCGTCTCCGAGGAGCTCTCGCGCGGTTATATCGGCGTCGGCTCGCTCGGCACCCGCTCCGAGATCGCCGCCGAATTGATCCTGAACGGCGGTACGGACGAGCAGAAGGCCTATTGGCTGCCGAAGATCGCCTCGGGAGAAATCCTGCCGACAGCCGTCTTCACCGAGCCCAACACCGGCTCGGACCTTGCCTCGCTGCGAACCAAGGCGGTGAAGGATGGTGATGTCTGGAAGGTCCATGGCAACAAGACCTGGATCACCCATCCGGTCCGCGCCGACATCATGACGCTGCTGGTCCGCACCGATCCCGACGCGCCGGGCTATCGCGGCCTCTCCATGCTGATCGCCGAGAAGCCGCGCGGCACCGACGCCGAGCCGTTCCCGGTCGCGGGCCTGACCGGCGGCGAGATCGAGGTGCTCGGCTATCGTGGCATGAAGGAATACGAGCTCGCCTTCGACGGTTTCGAGGTCAAGGGCGACAACCTGCTCGGCGGCGTCGAGGGCCAGGGCTTCAAGCAGTTGATGCAGACCTTCGAGGCGGCCCGCATCCAGACCGCGGCGCGGGCGCTCGGCGTCGCGCAATGCGCCTTCGATCTCGGCCTGCGCTATGCCCAGGAGCGCATCCAGTTCGGCAAGCCGCTGATCGCCTTCCCGCGTGTCGCCGACAAGCTCGCCATGATGGCGGCCGAACTCGTCATCGCCCGCCAGCTCACCTATTTTGCCGCCCGCGAGAAGGATGCCGACCGGCGCTGCGACCTTGAGGCCGGCATGGCCAAGTTGCTAGGCGCCCGCGTCGCCTGGGCGGCGGCCGACAACGCGCTGCAGATCCATGGCGGCAACGGCTTTGCGCTGGAGTACCCGGTCAGCCGCGTGCTCTGCGACGCCCGCATCCTCAACATCTTCGAGGGCGCGGCCGAGATCCAGGCGCAGGTGATCGCGCGCCGGCTGGTGGAGGGGTGA
- a CDS encoding cell wall hydrolase — protein MGWQRLRWALATVAPWALSAGMLVSFTASAGQNPAPLGPPGSLIARTAPGPLSDLVDGPSLLVAASAFHLPERAYARLVQPARLSFEQPEKTFAIDPRRPREDMKRSASAFPQVDRSSKGDPLLGLRPTLTRNGPPGELERVVFGDTQPGLISGGFSLDALESPDEPPLGFEPFLRDEGVTDPALSDSSPTAVPKSIGSPRHGELSPDNLDGATPTVAATLGQSSSTPAANGMAAASSATPMQMAPVAAEPKSRSRVAKSERGPTTDLRTVDPAEKQIYTSLIAPENMAKEQRCLAEAVYFEARSEGEQGRAAVAQVVLNRVKSGLYPNTVCGAVYQNASRHLACQFTFACEGKSLRITEPGPWRDATRIAREVYDGTTYLAEVGASTHYHADYVRPYWARKLKKMDTIGRHVFYKLRPGQT, from the coding sequence GTGGGCTGGCAGCGTCTGCGCTGGGCGCTGGCGACGGTCGCGCCCTGGGCGCTCTCGGCCGGCATGCTGGTCTCCTTCACCGCCTCGGCCGGGCAGAACCCGGCCCCTCTCGGCCCGCCGGGCTCGCTGATCGCGCGCACCGCGCCCGGCCCGCTCTCCGATCTGGTTGATGGCCCTTCTCTGCTCGTTGCCGCCAGCGCCTTCCATCTGCCGGAGCGCGCCTATGCCCGCCTGGTCCAGCCGGCGCGCCTCTCCTTCGAGCAACCCGAGAAAACCTTCGCGATCGATCCGCGTCGGCCGCGCGAGGACATGAAGCGCAGCGCCAGCGCCTTCCCGCAGGTCGACCGCAGCAGCAAGGGCGATCCGCTGCTGGGCCTTCGCCCGACCCTGACCCGCAACGGCCCGCCCGGCGAGCTCGAACGCGTCGTCTTCGGCGACACCCAGCCGGGGCTGATCTCGGGCGGCTTCTCGCTCGACGCGCTGGAAAGCCCGGACGAGCCGCCGCTCGGCTTCGAGCCCTTCCTGCGCGACGAGGGCGTCACCGACCCGGCTCTGTCCGATTCCTCGCCGACGGCGGTCCCGAAGAGCATCGGCTCGCCGCGTCATGGCGAACTCAGTCCGGACAATCTCGACGGCGCGACGCCGACCGTCGCCGCGACGCTCGGCCAGTCCTCCAGCACGCCGGCGGCCAACGGCATGGCCGCCGCCAGCTCGGCGACGCCGATGCAGATGGCGCCCGTCGCCGCCGAGCCTAAATCGCGCAGCCGCGTCGCCAAGTCCGAGCGCGGGCCGACCACCGATCTGCGCACCGTCGATCCCGCCGAGAAGCAGATCTACACCAGCCTGATTGCGCCCGAGAACATGGCCAAGGAGCAGCGCTGCCTGGCCGAAGCCGTTTATTTCGAGGCGCGCTCGGAGGGTGAGCAGGGCCGCGCCGCGGTGGCGCAGGTGGTGCTCAACCGGGTCAAGAGCGGGCTCTACCCGAACACGGTCTGCGGCGCGGTCTACCAGAACGCCAGCCGCCACCTCGCCTGCCAGTTCACCTTCGCCTGCGAGGGCAAGTCGCTGCGCATCACCGAGCCCGGCCCCTGGCGCGACGCCACCCGCATCGCCCGCGAGGTCTATGACGGCACGACCTATCTGGCCGAAGTCGGCGCCTCCACCCACTACCACGCCGACTATGTCCGCCCGTACTGGGCGCGCAAGCTGAAGAAGATGGACACGATCGGCCGGCACGTCTTCTACAAGCTCAGGCCGGGGCAGACTTGA